In one window of Bradyrhizobium sp. AZCC 1721 DNA:
- a CDS encoding NADP-dependent isocitrate dehydrogenase, translated as MAKIKVTNPVVELDGDEMTRIIWQYIKDKLITPFLDVELLYFDLGMEYRDQTNDQVTIDAANAIKKVGVGVKCATITPDEARVKEFGLKEMWKSPNGTIRNILGGVIFREPIICKNVPRLVPGWTKPIIIGRHAYGDQYRATDIKFPGKGTLSMKFVGEDGTVIEKEVFKTPGAGVAMEMYNLDDSIIDFARASFNYGLLRGYPVYLSTKNTILKVYDGRFKDIFQDIYDREFKKEFEAKRLTYEHRLIDDMVASALKWSGGYVWACKNYDGDVQSDTVAQGYGSLGLMTSVLLTPDGKTVEAEAAHGTVTRHYREHQKGKETSTNSIASIFAWTRGLAHRAKLDNNPQLAKFADTLEKVCVATVEEGYMTKDLALLVGADQRWLSTTGFLDKVAANLEKAMAA; from the coding sequence ATGGCAAAAATCAAGGTGACCAACCCCGTCGTCGAACTCGATGGCGACGAGATGACCCGGATCATCTGGCAGTACATCAAGGACAAGCTGATCACCCCGTTCCTCGATGTCGAACTGCTCTATTTTGACCTCGGAATGGAGTACCGCGACCAGACCAACGACCAGGTCACGATCGACGCCGCCAACGCCATCAAGAAGGTCGGCGTCGGCGTCAAATGCGCCACCATCACCCCTGATGAAGCCCGGGTGAAGGAATTCGGCCTGAAGGAGATGTGGAAGTCGCCGAACGGCACCATCCGCAACATCCTGGGCGGCGTGATCTTCCGCGAGCCGATCATCTGCAAGAACGTGCCGCGCCTGGTTCCCGGCTGGACCAAGCCGATCATCATCGGCCGCCACGCCTATGGCGACCAGTACCGCGCCACCGACATCAAGTTCCCGGGCAAGGGCACGCTGTCGATGAAATTCGTCGGCGAGGACGGCACCGTCATCGAGAAGGAAGTGTTCAAGACCCCGGGCGCCGGCGTCGCGATGGAAATGTACAATCTCGACGATTCCATCATCGATTTCGCCCGCGCCTCCTTCAACTACGGCCTGCTGCGCGGCTACCCGGTCTACCTCTCGACCAAGAACACGATTCTCAAGGTCTATGACGGCCGCTTCAAGGACATCTTCCAGGACATCTACGACCGCGAGTTCAAGAAGGAATTCGAGGCCAAGCGCCTCACCTACGAACACCGCCTGATCGACGACATGGTCGCCTCCGCGCTGAAATGGTCCGGCGGCTACGTCTGGGCCTGCAAGAACTACGATGGCGACGTGCAGTCGGATACGGTCGCGCAGGGCTACGGCTCGCTCGGCCTGATGACCTCGGTGCTGCTGACGCCCGACGGCAAGACGGTGGAAGCCGAAGCCGCGCACGGCACGGTGACCCGGCACTACCGCGAACATCAGAAGGGCAAGGAGACCTCGACCAATTCGATCGCGTCTATCTTCGCCTGGACCCGTGGCCTCGCCCACCGCGCCAAGCTCGACAACAACCCGCAGCTCGCAAAATTCGCCGACACGCTGGAAAAGGTCTGCGTTGCGACCGTCGAGGAAGGCTACATGACCAAGGACCTCGCGCTGCTGGTCGGCGCCGACCAGCGCTGGCTGTCCACGACCGGTTTCCTCGACAAGGTTGCTGCGAATCTCGAGAAGGCGATGGCGGCATAA
- a CDS encoding DUF3455 domain-containing protein: MPIVRNTALALLLSSATLLSVHAQTPLPDAVAASGEKTVLTLHAEGAQVYECKAAADGKLAWAFREPIATLLLDGKTVGRHYAGPNWEHIDSSAVVGKAAGNAPGATPDDIPWLKLEVTSGRGTGILSGVTTVQRINTSGGKLEGACDKAGSYRNVPYSADYVFLRKG; encoded by the coding sequence ATGCCGATTGTCCGAAACACCGCTCTCGCTCTGCTTTTGTCATCGGCGACGCTTTTGAGCGTGCATGCCCAGACACCTCTTCCCGACGCCGTCGCGGCGTCGGGAGAAAAAACCGTGCTCACCCTCCACGCCGAGGGCGCGCAGGTCTACGAATGCAAGGCCGCCGCCGACGGCAAGCTCGCCTGGGCATTCCGAGAGCCGATCGCGACGCTGCTGCTCGACGGCAAGACCGTCGGCCGGCACTACGCCGGTCCGAACTGGGAGCACATCGATTCCAGCGCCGTCGTCGGCAAGGCCGCGGGCAACGCCCCCGGCGCGACGCCGGACGATATTCCCTGGCTGAAGCTGGAAGTGACGTCCGGCCGCGGCACCGGCATTCTCTCCGGCGTCACCACGGTGCAGCGGATCAACACCTCGGGCGGCAAGCTCGAAGGCGCCTGCGACAAGGCCGGCAGCTATCGCAACGTGCCCTACTCCGCGGACTACGTGTTTCTGCGGAAAGGCTGA
- a CDS encoding DUF2270 domain-containing protein, producing MSVTASSETQRQHSFNSAEMGAIAHLYRGEVYRSTIWRTRLDNTTNWAIVTMGIALSTTFSSPEASPLPLLLVGLLIAVFLGMEARRYRYFNVWRARARWMETNFYAPIFTGEARDDSWQVILGHDYTAPRHHISFVRAAGRRLRRNYVWILAVQVIAYYGKIAIHPAPASTLAEFVDRAAVGPIPGWVVLIIGLVYNFGWLAFALGTMWLDQREHRGDKVAMG from the coding sequence ATGTCTGTTACGGCTTCCAGCGAAACACAGCGCCAACACAGCTTCAATTCTGCCGAAATGGGCGCCATCGCTCATCTCTACCGGGGCGAAGTCTACCGTTCGACAATCTGGAGAACGCGGCTCGACAACACGACCAACTGGGCGATTGTCACAATGGGTATCGCCCTGTCGACGACCTTTTCGAGCCCGGAAGCTTCACCCCTGCCGCTCCTGCTCGTAGGCCTGCTCATTGCCGTGTTTCTCGGCATGGAGGCGCGACGTTATCGCTACTTCAATGTCTGGCGCGCCCGAGCTCGATGGATGGAGACGAATTTCTACGCGCCGATATTCACCGGTGAAGCCCGCGACGATAGCTGGCAGGTGATACTCGGCCACGACTACACCGCGCCCCGCCACCACATTTCATTTGTCCGCGCGGCGGGGCGGCGGCTGCGTCGCAACTACGTCTGGATTCTCGCCGTCCAGGTGATTGCCTATTACGGCAAGATCGCAATCCATCCGGCGCCCGCGTCAACCCTCGCGGAATTTGTCGATCGCGCCGCAGTCGGCCCAATTCCCGGCTGGGTCGTTCTGATAATTGGCCTTGTCTACAATTTCGGCTGGCTGGCGTTCGCGCTCGGCACGATGTGGCTCGACCAACGCGAGCACCGCGGCGACAAGGTGGCGATGGGCTAG
- a CDS encoding septal ring lytic transglycosylase RlpA family protein, with the protein MIRPVCAALALSCLSAPVFAETCIASRYGYGGGRTASGERMNPNAMTAAHRARPFGSNVTVTSHSTGRSVTVRINDRGPFVKGRCIDLSTGAARVLGMAGTTIVSLR; encoded by the coding sequence ATGATCCGCCCGGTATGCGCCGCCTTGGCGCTTAGCTGTCTGTCTGCGCCTGTATTTGCCGAAACCTGCATTGCTTCGCGCTATGGCTACGGCGGCGGCCGAACCGCATCGGGAGAGCGGATGAATCCAAATGCGATGACCGCAGCGCATCGCGCCAGACCATTCGGCTCTAACGTCACAGTCACCTCACATTCCACCGGACGAAGCGTCACCGTCCGGATAAATGACCGTGGTCCGTTCGTGAAGGGACGATGCATAGACCTGTCCACCGGGGCCGCGCGTGTACTTGGCATGGCCGGGACTACGATAGTTTCTCTCCGCTGA
- the socB gene encoding type VI toxin-antitoxin system SocB family DNA replication inhibitor toxin yields the protein MKIRPLPEIDLARIAPLPKDEKRRALDQMRLGHPPYSYSPVRATISDVLNVQSDLIGPMPRAPWEKIQATIRKRSDSDAEERANLRVAEGLFDFVSEKAIIGRRHDIFPLQLGIGTKVVFWQPVILTVGERAIIPFLDPRRAKRLTAQGRRFVFSMMHERIRAADPDFADVALAIVQFALSEKGPRVPVVSLDQGVELFTFDELDHMVSETYEMWREVCEERAADARRRGAGGGGLFS from the coding sequence GTGAAGATACGCCCTTTGCCTGAGATCGACCTTGCCCGAATTGCTCCGCTTCCAAAAGACGAGAAGAGGCGCGCACTCGATCAAATGCGGCTGGGGCATCCTCCATATTCCTATAGCCCAGTCAGAGCGACAATCTCAGACGTCCTGAATGTCCAATCTGACCTCATTGGCCCGATGCCACGCGCGCCTTGGGAAAAGATTCAGGCCACTATTCGGAAGCGATCTGATAGCGACGCGGAAGAGCGGGCTAATCTGCGTGTCGCGGAGGGGCTATTCGATTTCGTCAGCGAGAAAGCGATTATCGGACGTCGCCATGATATTTTCCCGCTCCAACTGGGAATCGGCACGAAAGTCGTCTTTTGGCAGCCTGTCATTTTGACCGTTGGCGAGCGAGCCATCATCCCATTCTTGGACCCTCGCCGCGCGAAACGACTGACTGCGCAGGGGCGTAGGTTCGTTTTCTCAATGATGCACGAACGCATTCGAGCAGCCGATCCTGACTTTGCCGATGTCGCGCTGGCAATTGTGCAGTTCGCGCTTTCGGAGAAGGGGCCGAGAGTGCCCGTCGTTTCTTTGGATCAAGGAGTAGAGCTTTTCACGTTCGACGAGTTAGACCACATGGTCTCCGAAACTTACGAAATGTGGAGAGAAGTCTGCGAAGAGCGTGCGGCAGACGCGCGTCGTCGCGGGGCAGGTGGCGGGGGGCTTTTCTCTTAA
- the socA gene encoding type VI toxin-antitoxin system SocA family antitoxin, which produces MGEVYDARGIANLMLDESERMERRMTNLALQKLLYFAHAIFLIEQKRPLVSGYFEAWEYGPVHPTAYQAFKVAGAEPINFRAARLNVVKGTREAITPPSDPDIIRHISRIVQSYGRMTPGRLVDISHAKGAPWHFVVDKGRTSLAFGMRIPDDVIRERFKHHKVSIGSHPSAGEPSEDTPFA; this is translated from the coding sequence ATGGGTGAAGTGTATGACGCGCGCGGTATAGCGAACCTGATGCTCGATGAAAGCGAGCGCATGGAACGTCGCATGACTAATCTTGCGCTCCAGAAGCTACTGTACTTTGCACATGCAATCTTCCTGATCGAACAGAAGCGACCACTCGTTTCCGGATACTTCGAAGCCTGGGAGTACGGACCCGTGCATCCAACCGCGTACCAAGCGTTCAAGGTCGCGGGCGCTGAGCCGATCAACTTCCGTGCGGCGCGGTTGAATGTCGTGAAGGGGACGCGAGAAGCCATTACGCCGCCTTCCGATCCCGACATCATTCGGCACATAAGCCGAATCGTGCAGTCTTACGGGCGAATGACCCCCGGCAGACTAGTGGATATCTCCCACGCCAAGGGCGCGCCGTGGCACTTTGTGGTGGACAAAGGGAGAACGTCTCTGGCATTTGGGATGCGTATTCCCGACGATGTGATTCGGGAGCGGTTTAAGCATCATAAGGTTTCTATTGGGAGCCATCCCTCCGCCGGAGAGCCTAGTGAAGATACGCCCTTTGCCTGA
- the darG gene encoding type II toxin-antitoxin system antitoxin DNA ADP-ribosyl glycohydrolase DarG has translation MIRFTQGNLLESEVEALVNTVNTVGVMGKGVALMFKEAYPENFKAYEDACRLKEVQLGKMFVTERRQMFGPKWIINFPTKAHWRFPSQMDWIVQGLDDLKRVIAEKHIKSIALPPLGAGNGGLNWKDVRREIEASLGEMPDVDVIVYEPTAKYQNVAKRTGVQSLTPTRALIAELVRRYSILGFDCTLLEIQKLGYFLERYVEKLGLENRMDFQFTANKFGPYSEKLKHLLNGLDGSCLHCDKRLGDAGPFDVIHFDDSKRDKVAAYLTSPETKEYRPALEKTSSLIDGFESPLGMELLSTVDWLLDKDAVEPDVASIRERLASWPGGKTAGQRKLKLFEDRTIEIALSTLAESGLVPAKPN, from the coding sequence ATGATCCGTTTTACGCAAGGAAACCTGTTGGAGTCCGAGGTGGAAGCTCTCGTCAACACCGTCAATACGGTGGGGGTGATGGGCAAAGGGGTGGCTTTGATGTTCAAGGAAGCCTATCCCGAGAATTTCAAAGCTTATGAAGACGCTTGTCGTTTGAAGGAAGTTCAACTTGGCAAGATGTTCGTAACTGAGCGTCGGCAAATGTTCGGCCCCAAGTGGATAATCAATTTCCCAACGAAAGCTCACTGGCGATTTCCGTCACAAATGGATTGGATTGTTCAGGGGTTGGATGACTTGAAACGGGTCATAGCAGAGAAGCATATCAAATCCATCGCATTACCTCCGCTAGGAGCGGGCAATGGTGGCCTTAATTGGAAGGATGTGAGACGTGAAATCGAGGCCTCTCTAGGAGAGATGCCTGATGTGGATGTCATCGTTTATGAGCCTACCGCAAAATATCAGAATGTTGCCAAGAGAACAGGTGTACAATCGCTGACTCCGACACGCGCTCTCATTGCGGAGCTAGTGCGACGATATTCCATTCTCGGTTTCGACTGCACGCTGCTCGAAATCCAGAAGCTCGGATACTTTCTTGAGCGTTACGTTGAAAAGCTTGGTCTAGAGAACCGTATGGACTTTCAGTTCACGGCGAACAAATTCGGACCATACTCCGAGAAGCTGAAGCACCTCCTAAACGGCCTGGACGGAAGTTGCCTGCATTGCGACAAGCGATTGGGAGACGCAGGCCCGTTTGATGTCATTCACTTCGACGACTCCAAGCGTGATAAGGTTGCTGCGTATCTTACGTCGCCGGAGACTAAAGAGTATCGGCCAGCGCTAGAAAAGACGTCGAGTTTGATTGACGGATTTGAGTCTCCTTTGGGAATGGAGCTTCTTTCTACCGTCGACTGGCTTTTGGACAAGGATGCGGTTGAACCCGATGTAGCATCCATCCGCGAGCGGCTGGCGAGTTGGCCCGGCGGAAAGACGGCGGGTCAACGTAAGCTGAAGCTGTTCGAGGATCGCACTATCGAGATCGCACTATCGACACTGGCAGAATCAGGCTTGGTGCCTGCTAAACCCAACTAA
- the darT gene encoding type II toxin-antitoxin system toxin DNA ADP-ribosyl transferase DarT, which yields MSKDLLNPEKALIFRICHRDNIGSVIDSGCKCKSAAGAAKYAEIGNQELISKRAAHPVPCGPGGTLSDYVPFYFTPFSPMLYNIKTGYNGIAKKPIEDIVILVSSLHLLKKQGVPFVFTDRHAYLKLAQFSDNLDDLDWIIWPVLQVKNFKKYDVEKFEKYQAEALVHKNVPLSALMGVACYNDSVGDEVQALADSKGKKLKVLTRRTWYL from the coding sequence ATGTCTAAAGACCTCCTGAATCCCGAAAAGGCGCTGATCTTTCGAATTTGCCACCGCGATAACATCGGGAGCGTGATTGACAGTGGCTGTAAGTGCAAGAGCGCCGCAGGCGCTGCGAAATACGCCGAGATCGGTAATCAAGAATTGATCTCTAAACGCGCTGCGCACCCGGTGCCATGCGGGCCGGGTGGAACGCTCAGTGACTACGTGCCGTTCTATTTCACGCCATTCAGTCCAATGCTCTACAACATCAAGACTGGGTACAATGGTATCGCTAAAAAGCCGATAGAAGACATCGTCATACTCGTGTCATCGCTGCATTTGCTGAAGAAGCAGGGAGTTCCTTTCGTCTTCACAGATAGACACGCTTATCTGAAGCTGGCTCAGTTCTCAGACAATCTGGACGACTTGGATTGGATCATTTGGCCCGTTCTTCAAGTCAAAAACTTTAAGAAGTACGACGTGGAGAAATTCGAAAAGTATCAAGCGGAAGCGTTGGTGCACAAGAACGTACCGTTAAGCGCCTTGATGGGCGTGGCCTGTTACAACGATTCGGTTGGAGACGAAGTTCAAGCGCTCGCCGATTCGAAAGGTAAGAAATTGAAAGTTCTCACACGACGCACATGGTATCTCTAA